In the Acropora muricata isolate sample 2 chromosome 1, ASM3666990v1, whole genome shotgun sequence genome, one interval contains:
- the LOC136914313 gene encoding cyclic nucleotide-gated channel alpha-3-like isoform X4, with translation MEGTSQQSKDQEEIPLTAENHVTDALEDTPQIPHVVIESTGQSRFANSVLRVLSLQRFYKKTGRRSRDSWLERYTYQDERDCRRPLMRRSASNSPQVQSPSSEETGSSRDTPEAWLAHDTKEHCSCNVALVFDPSGKVYFFWLLTVVFAILYNYWIIIFRVAFFVREQKYIIPFMAADYSCDFIFLLDIIVQFRTGYFLDGKIVTNTKQLARRYIKSFGFFLDCASILPTDLLYLLVGPRPFLRFGRLLKAHRCFLFCDRVEIYSGRPKLFNLLKLIHYLFLIIHWVACLYFLLSYFEGFGEDKWVHPTLEGQWAEVGPQYLYSLFRSLVSMTTVGTGKKVPPTSTMSLVFCIFTYLCGVLIFATIVGNAADMIVDLRRHREKYHKKLDGMKEYIAANQLPMDLQRRVIQWFDFAWRYKKDMSEEELFQQLNDNFRAEIAIHVNMDTLKKVKMFEHCDPGFLRELVLKLKPMLCSPGDHVCRQDEIGREMYIVNNGELEVLDKSGAVLAKLSAGRHFGEISILDMKGIGNRRTASVRSVGFSDLFRLSKKDLEEVIEYYPEEKDKLAKIARQTYENQRRERLNQKIKVEERVDDSSLDKNDPRRWLTADKETLQRRLSLIEAKNDVKCIANKFRREHGHEINPREIVATLAQRVRMERSDKESRLIVKEFVAQKTRNKLPKGSTVSHDSFMATCDELPRDNCTKELFAPFLENCAIDQLRKSQRKFFSRPRSRTQDSSPYSSISSDIPLFTFTTNECGYNEQAESSHKERHAELHDGAFTIKLNNITVQNVKAPSFKKGILKQSNRQIMKWRTCNSAENLSCNESGVSDAEDPIPNHTNKEENHKIKFKDKLRAHFSKDKKKETRIILATPENSEIVEDSPKFQRAADSIIPTEHDPIKEINKELHCIGDPDKKCTCQVEGLQLEKPASSVALTTDASGKQTDVNV, from the exons ATGGAGGGGACTTCACAACAAAGCAAAGACCAGGAGGAAATTCCACTGACTGCCGAAAATCACGTGACGGATGCTCTGGAAGACACACCACAGATTCCTCACGTAGTGATAGAGTCCACGGGGCAATCACGATTTGCAAACTCGGTTTTAAGAGTATTATCACTCCAAAGGTTTTACAAGAAAACTGGACGGCGGTCGCGCGATTCTTGGCTTGAGCGTTATACGTACCAAGATGAAAGAGACTGCCGGCGGCCACTCATGCGCAGATCTGCGTCAAATTCGCCCCAAGTGCAGAGCCCGTCTTCAGAGGAGACGGGGAGTTCGCGCGACACTCCAGAGGCTTGGTTAGCTCATGACACCAAAGAGCACTGTAGCTGTAATGTGGCATTGGTGTTCGATCCTTCTGGTAAAGTTTACTTCTTCTGGTTGTTGACGGTAGTTTTTGCGATCCTTTACAACTATTGGATCATAATATTTCGCGTGGCCTTCTTTGTAAGAGAGCAGAAATATATCATTCCCTTCATGGCTGCTGATTACAGTTGCGATTTCATCTTCCTTCTTGATATCATAGTGCAATTTCGAACTGGTTATTTCCTTGATGGTAAAATAGTCACAAACACGAAACAGCTGGCCCGTCGCTACATCAAATCGTTCGGTTTCTTCTTGGATTGCGCCTCAATTCTCCCAACAGATCTCCTCTACCTGCTGGTGGGTCCCAGGCCTTTCTTGCGCTTTGGTCGTCTACTGAAAGCGCACCGTTGCTTCCTGTTTTGTGACAGAGTTGAGATATACAGCGGTCGTCCAAAGTTGTTCAATCTGTTGAAGCTCATTCATTATCTGTTCCTCATTATCCATTGGGTGGCTTGTCTTTACTTCCTTCTTTCATACTTTGAGGGATTTGGTGAGGACAAATGGGTGCATCCCACTCTGGAGGGTCAGTGGGCTGAG GTTGGCCCACAATACCTGTATAGTCTTTTCCGATCATTGGTTTCGATGACAACGGTAGGTACAGGGAAGAAGGTGCCACCCACTTCTACTATGAGCTTAGTGTTTTGCATCTTCACATATCTTTGCGGAGTCCTTATTTTTGCCACCATTGTGGGAAATGCAGCAGATATGATTGTGGATCTAAGAAGACACAGGGAAAAATATCACAAAAAG CTCGATGGGATGAAAGAATACATCGCCGCAAATCAGCTTCCAATGGATTTACAGCGTCGGGTGATACAATGGTTCGACTTTGCATGGAGATACAAGAAGGACATGAGCGAAGAAGAACTGTTTCAACAACTCAATGATAACTTTCGCGCTGAGATCGCCATTCACGTAAATATGGACACACTTAAAAAGGTCAAGATGTTTGAGCACTGTGATCCAGGATTTCTACGAGAGTTGGTTCTAAAACTGAAGCCCATGTTGTGTTCACCTG GAGATCATGTTTGTCGCCAAGATGAGATCGGAAGAGAGATGTACATCGTGAACAACGGAGAGTTGGAAGTGCTTGACAAAAGCGGGGCAGTCTTAGCAAAACTTTCAGCCGGTAGACACTTCGGCGAGATAAGCATTCTTGATATGAAAGGAATCGGCAATCGACGGACGGCATCGGTCCGTTCAGTTGGTTTCTCCGATCTTTTCCGTCTGTCTAAGAAGGATCTGGAGGAAGTCATTGAGTACTATCCCGAAGAAAAAGACAAGTTGGCGAAAATAGCGCGACAGACGTACGAGAATCAAAGAAGAGAGCGACTTAATCAGAAAATAAAAGTCGAAGAAAGAG TAGACGATTCCAGCTTGGACAAAAATGATCCTCGACGATGGCTGACGGCCGACAAAGAAACTCTTCAGAGGAGGTTATCAttaattgaagccaaaaatgaTGTCAAGTGTATTGCAAACAAGTTCAGAAGGGAACATGGCCATGAGATCAACCCACGTGAAATAGTTGCAACACTCGCACAGCGCGTGCGAATGGAACGCAGCGATAAGGAATCCCGGCTCATTGTAAAAGAGTTCGTGGCACAGAAAACGCGCAATAAATTGCCAAAGGGAAGCACGGTGTCGCATGACAGTTTTATGGCGACGTGCGATGAACTACCACGAGATAACTGCACAAAAGAACTATTTGCACCATTTTTGGAGAATTGCGCGATTGATCAGCTCCGAAAAAGCCAAAGGAAGTTCTTCAGCCGTCCTCGTTCGCGCACACAG GATTCCAGCCCATACTCATCAATAAGCAGTGACATTCCATTATTCACATTCACCACAAACGAGTGCGGGTACAACGAACAAGCAGAGTCATCTCACAAGGAGAGACATGCAGAGCTACATGATGGAGCGTTTACTATAAAGCTAAACAACATCACTGTGCAAAATGTTAAAGCTCCTTCCTTTAAGAAAGGAATCCTGAAACAAAGCAACAGACAAATCATGAAATGGAGAACGTGCAATTCTGCCGAGAACTTGTCTTGCAATGAAAGCGGAGTGAGTGATGCTGAAGATCCAATTCCCAATCATACAA ATAAAGAGGAAAATCACAAGATTAAGTTCAAGGACAAACTCAGAGCGCATTTttcaaaagacaaaaagaaagaaacaagaatAATCCTGGCCACACCAGAAAATAGCGAGATCGTGGAGGATTCACCCAAATTTCAGCGAGCAGCCGACAGCATCATTCCAACTGAGCACGATCCAATAAAAGAAATTAACAAAGAGCTGCATTGCATCGGCGATCCCGACAAAAAGTGCACTTGCCAGGTGGAGGGGTTACAGTTGGAGAAACCTGCTAGTTCCGTCGCGTTAACGACAGATGCCTCAGGAAAGCAAACAGACGTAAACGTGTGA
- the LOC136914313 gene encoding cyclic nucleotide-gated channel alpha-3-like isoform X2: protein MTGDSPKLPNIKKYIERVKLPTHTTAVILPGKANEESIFWLLQNKSLEESKIPTRLVFNRAKMEGTSQQSKDQEEIPLTAENHVTDALEDTPQIPHVVIESTGQSRFANSVLRVLSLQRFYKKTGRRSRDSWLERYTYQDERDCRRPLMRRSASNSPQVQSPSSEETGSSRDTPEAWLAHDTKEHCSCNVALVFDPSGKVYFFWLLTVVFAILYNYWIIIFRVAFFVREQKYIIPFMAADYSCDFIFLLDIIVQFRTGYFLDGKIVTNTKQLARRYIKSFGFFLDCASILPTDLLYLLVGPRPFLRFGRLLKAHRCFLFCDRVEIYSGRPKLFNLLKLIHYLFLIIHWVACLYFLLSYFEGFGEDKWVHPTLEGQWAEVGPQYLYSLFRSLVSMTTVGTGKKVPPTSTMSLVFCIFTYLCGVLIFATIVGNAADMIVDLRRHREKYHKKLDGMKEYIAANQLPMDLQRRVIQWFDFAWRYKKDMSEEELFQQLNDNFRAEIAIHVNMDTLKKVKMFEHCDPGFLRELVLKLKPMLCSPGDHVCRQDEIGREMYIVNNGELEVLDKSGAVLAKLSAGRHFGEISILDMKGIGNRRTASVRSVGFSDLFRLSKKDLEEVIEYYPEEKDKLAKIARQTYENQRRERLNQKIKVEERDDSSLDKNDPRRWLTADKETLQRRLSLIEAKNDVKCIANKFRREHGHEINPREIVATLAQRVRMERSDKESRLIVKEFVAQKTRNKLPKGSTVSHDSFMATCDELPRDNCTKELFAPFLENCAIDQLRKSQRKFFSRPRSRTQDSSPYSSISSDIPLFTFTTNECGYNEQAESSHKERHAELHDGAFTIKLNNITVQNVKAPSFKKGILKQSNRQIMKWRTCNSAENLSCNESGVSDAEDPIPNHTNKEENHKIKFKDKLRAHFSKDKKKETRIILATPENSEIVEDSPKFQRAADSIIPTEHDPIKEINKELHCIGDPDKKCTCQVEGLQLEKPASSVALTTDASGKQTDVNV from the exons ATGACAGGTGACTCGCCTAAGCTtccaaatataaaaaaatatatagagaGAGTAAAGCTTCCCACACATACGACAGCGGTAATTCTCCCAGGCAAAGCAAACGAAGAATCCATTTTCTGgttattacaaaacaaaagcttGGAAGAAAGTAAGATCCCGACTCGGTTG GTGTTTAACAGAGCAAAAATGGAGGGGACTTCACAACAAAGCAAAGACCAGGAGGAAATTCCACTGACTGCCGAAAATCACGTGACGGATGCTCTGGAAGACACACCACAGATTCCTCACGTAGTGATAGAGTCCACGGGGCAATCACGATTTGCAAACTCGGTTTTAAGAGTATTATCACTCCAAAGGTTTTACAAGAAAACTGGACGGCGGTCGCGCGATTCTTGGCTTGAGCGTTATACGTACCAAGATGAAAGAGACTGCCGGCGGCCACTCATGCGCAGATCTGCGTCAAATTCGCCCCAAGTGCAGAGCCCGTCTTCAGAGGAGACGGGGAGTTCGCGCGACACTCCAGAGGCTTGGTTAGCTCATGACACCAAAGAGCACTGTAGCTGTAATGTGGCATTGGTGTTCGATCCTTCTGGTAAAGTTTACTTCTTCTGGTTGTTGACGGTAGTTTTTGCGATCCTTTACAACTATTGGATCATAATATTTCGCGTGGCCTTCTTTGTAAGAGAGCAGAAATATATCATTCCCTTCATGGCTGCTGATTACAGTTGCGATTTCATCTTCCTTCTTGATATCATAGTGCAATTTCGAACTGGTTATTTCCTTGATGGTAAAATAGTCACAAACACGAAACAGCTGGCCCGTCGCTACATCAAATCGTTCGGTTTCTTCTTGGATTGCGCCTCAATTCTCCCAACAGATCTCCTCTACCTGCTGGTGGGTCCCAGGCCTTTCTTGCGCTTTGGTCGTCTACTGAAAGCGCACCGTTGCTTCCTGTTTTGTGACAGAGTTGAGATATACAGCGGTCGTCCAAAGTTGTTCAATCTGTTGAAGCTCATTCATTATCTGTTCCTCATTATCCATTGGGTGGCTTGTCTTTACTTCCTTCTTTCATACTTTGAGGGATTTGGTGAGGACAAATGGGTGCATCCCACTCTGGAGGGTCAGTGGGCTGAG GTTGGCCCACAATACCTGTATAGTCTTTTCCGATCATTGGTTTCGATGACAACGGTAGGTACAGGGAAGAAGGTGCCACCCACTTCTACTATGAGCTTAGTGTTTTGCATCTTCACATATCTTTGCGGAGTCCTTATTTTTGCCACCATTGTGGGAAATGCAGCAGATATGATTGTGGATCTAAGAAGACACAGGGAAAAATATCACAAAAAG CTCGATGGGATGAAAGAATACATCGCCGCAAATCAGCTTCCAATGGATTTACAGCGTCGGGTGATACAATGGTTCGACTTTGCATGGAGATACAAGAAGGACATGAGCGAAGAAGAACTGTTTCAACAACTCAATGATAACTTTCGCGCTGAGATCGCCATTCACGTAAATATGGACACACTTAAAAAGGTCAAGATGTTTGAGCACTGTGATCCAGGATTTCTACGAGAGTTGGTTCTAAAACTGAAGCCCATGTTGTGTTCACCTG GAGATCATGTTTGTCGCCAAGATGAGATCGGAAGAGAGATGTACATCGTGAACAACGGAGAGTTGGAAGTGCTTGACAAAAGCGGGGCAGTCTTAGCAAAACTTTCAGCCGGTAGACACTTCGGCGAGATAAGCATTCTTGATATGAAAGGAATCGGCAATCGACGGACGGCATCGGTCCGTTCAGTTGGTTTCTCCGATCTTTTCCGTCTGTCTAAGAAGGATCTGGAGGAAGTCATTGAGTACTATCCCGAAGAAAAAGACAAGTTGGCGAAAATAGCGCGACAGACGTACGAGAATCAAAGAAGAGAGCGACTTAATCAGAAAATAAAAGTCGAAGAAAGAG ACGATTCCAGCTTGGACAAAAATGATCCTCGACGATGGCTGACGGCCGACAAAGAAACTCTTCAGAGGAGGTTATCAttaattgaagccaaaaatgaTGTCAAGTGTATTGCAAACAAGTTCAGAAGGGAACATGGCCATGAGATCAACCCACGTGAAATAGTTGCAACACTCGCACAGCGCGTGCGAATGGAACGCAGCGATAAGGAATCCCGGCTCATTGTAAAAGAGTTCGTGGCACAGAAAACGCGCAATAAATTGCCAAAGGGAAGCACGGTGTCGCATGACAGTTTTATGGCGACGTGCGATGAACTACCACGAGATAACTGCACAAAAGAACTATTTGCACCATTTTTGGAGAATTGCGCGATTGATCAGCTCCGAAAAAGCCAAAGGAAGTTCTTCAGCCGTCCTCGTTCGCGCACACAG GATTCCAGCCCATACTCATCAATAAGCAGTGACATTCCATTATTCACATTCACCACAAACGAGTGCGGGTACAACGAACAAGCAGAGTCATCTCACAAGGAGAGACATGCAGAGCTACATGATGGAGCGTTTACTATAAAGCTAAACAACATCACTGTGCAAAATGTTAAAGCTCCTTCCTTTAAGAAAGGAATCCTGAAACAAAGCAACAGACAAATCATGAAATGGAGAACGTGCAATTCTGCCGAGAACTTGTCTTGCAATGAAAGCGGAGTGAGTGATGCTGAAGATCCAATTCCCAATCATACAA ATAAAGAGGAAAATCACAAGATTAAGTTCAAGGACAAACTCAGAGCGCATTTttcaaaagacaaaaagaaagaaacaagaatAATCCTGGCCACACCAGAAAATAGCGAGATCGTGGAGGATTCACCCAAATTTCAGCGAGCAGCCGACAGCATCATTCCAACTGAGCACGATCCAATAAAAGAAATTAACAAAGAGCTGCATTGCATCGGCGATCCCGACAAAAAGTGCACTTGCCAGGTGGAGGGGTTACAGTTGGAGAAACCTGCTAGTTCCGTCGCGTTAACGACAGATGCCTCAGGAAAGCAAACAGACGTAAACGTGTGA
- the LOC136914313 gene encoding cyclic nucleotide-gated channel alpha-3-like isoform X1, with the protein MTGDSPKLPNIKKYIERVKLPTHTTAVILPGKANEESIFWLLQNKSLEESKIPTRLVFNRAKMEGTSQQSKDQEEIPLTAENHVTDALEDTPQIPHVVIESTGQSRFANSVLRVLSLQRFYKKTGRRSRDSWLERYTYQDERDCRRPLMRRSASNSPQVQSPSSEETGSSRDTPEAWLAHDTKEHCSCNVALVFDPSGKVYFFWLLTVVFAILYNYWIIIFRVAFFVREQKYIIPFMAADYSCDFIFLLDIIVQFRTGYFLDGKIVTNTKQLARRYIKSFGFFLDCASILPTDLLYLLVGPRPFLRFGRLLKAHRCFLFCDRVEIYSGRPKLFNLLKLIHYLFLIIHWVACLYFLLSYFEGFGEDKWVHPTLEGQWAEVGPQYLYSLFRSLVSMTTVGTGKKVPPTSTMSLVFCIFTYLCGVLIFATIVGNAADMIVDLRRHREKYHKKLDGMKEYIAANQLPMDLQRRVIQWFDFAWRYKKDMSEEELFQQLNDNFRAEIAIHVNMDTLKKVKMFEHCDPGFLRELVLKLKPMLCSPGDHVCRQDEIGREMYIVNNGELEVLDKSGAVLAKLSAGRHFGEISILDMKGIGNRRTASVRSVGFSDLFRLSKKDLEEVIEYYPEEKDKLAKIARQTYENQRRERLNQKIKVEERVDDSSLDKNDPRRWLTADKETLQRRLSLIEAKNDVKCIANKFRREHGHEINPREIVATLAQRVRMERSDKESRLIVKEFVAQKTRNKLPKGSTVSHDSFMATCDELPRDNCTKELFAPFLENCAIDQLRKSQRKFFSRPRSRTQDSSPYSSISSDIPLFTFTTNECGYNEQAESSHKERHAELHDGAFTIKLNNITVQNVKAPSFKKGILKQSNRQIMKWRTCNSAENLSCNESGVSDAEDPIPNHTNKEENHKIKFKDKLRAHFSKDKKKETRIILATPENSEIVEDSPKFQRAADSIIPTEHDPIKEINKELHCIGDPDKKCTCQVEGLQLEKPASSVALTTDASGKQTDVNV; encoded by the exons ATGACAGGTGACTCGCCTAAGCTtccaaatataaaaaaatatatagagaGAGTAAAGCTTCCCACACATACGACAGCGGTAATTCTCCCAGGCAAAGCAAACGAAGAATCCATTTTCTGgttattacaaaacaaaagcttGGAAGAAAGTAAGATCCCGACTCGGTTG GTGTTTAACAGAGCAAAAATGGAGGGGACTTCACAACAAAGCAAAGACCAGGAGGAAATTCCACTGACTGCCGAAAATCACGTGACGGATGCTCTGGAAGACACACCACAGATTCCTCACGTAGTGATAGAGTCCACGGGGCAATCACGATTTGCAAACTCGGTTTTAAGAGTATTATCACTCCAAAGGTTTTACAAGAAAACTGGACGGCGGTCGCGCGATTCTTGGCTTGAGCGTTATACGTACCAAGATGAAAGAGACTGCCGGCGGCCACTCATGCGCAGATCTGCGTCAAATTCGCCCCAAGTGCAGAGCCCGTCTTCAGAGGAGACGGGGAGTTCGCGCGACACTCCAGAGGCTTGGTTAGCTCATGACACCAAAGAGCACTGTAGCTGTAATGTGGCATTGGTGTTCGATCCTTCTGGTAAAGTTTACTTCTTCTGGTTGTTGACGGTAGTTTTTGCGATCCTTTACAACTATTGGATCATAATATTTCGCGTGGCCTTCTTTGTAAGAGAGCAGAAATATATCATTCCCTTCATGGCTGCTGATTACAGTTGCGATTTCATCTTCCTTCTTGATATCATAGTGCAATTTCGAACTGGTTATTTCCTTGATGGTAAAATAGTCACAAACACGAAACAGCTGGCCCGTCGCTACATCAAATCGTTCGGTTTCTTCTTGGATTGCGCCTCAATTCTCCCAACAGATCTCCTCTACCTGCTGGTGGGTCCCAGGCCTTTCTTGCGCTTTGGTCGTCTACTGAAAGCGCACCGTTGCTTCCTGTTTTGTGACAGAGTTGAGATATACAGCGGTCGTCCAAAGTTGTTCAATCTGTTGAAGCTCATTCATTATCTGTTCCTCATTATCCATTGGGTGGCTTGTCTTTACTTCCTTCTTTCATACTTTGAGGGATTTGGTGAGGACAAATGGGTGCATCCCACTCTGGAGGGTCAGTGGGCTGAG GTTGGCCCACAATACCTGTATAGTCTTTTCCGATCATTGGTTTCGATGACAACGGTAGGTACAGGGAAGAAGGTGCCACCCACTTCTACTATGAGCTTAGTGTTTTGCATCTTCACATATCTTTGCGGAGTCCTTATTTTTGCCACCATTGTGGGAAATGCAGCAGATATGATTGTGGATCTAAGAAGACACAGGGAAAAATATCACAAAAAG CTCGATGGGATGAAAGAATACATCGCCGCAAATCAGCTTCCAATGGATTTACAGCGTCGGGTGATACAATGGTTCGACTTTGCATGGAGATACAAGAAGGACATGAGCGAAGAAGAACTGTTTCAACAACTCAATGATAACTTTCGCGCTGAGATCGCCATTCACGTAAATATGGACACACTTAAAAAGGTCAAGATGTTTGAGCACTGTGATCCAGGATTTCTACGAGAGTTGGTTCTAAAACTGAAGCCCATGTTGTGTTCACCTG GAGATCATGTTTGTCGCCAAGATGAGATCGGAAGAGAGATGTACATCGTGAACAACGGAGAGTTGGAAGTGCTTGACAAAAGCGGGGCAGTCTTAGCAAAACTTTCAGCCGGTAGACACTTCGGCGAGATAAGCATTCTTGATATGAAAGGAATCGGCAATCGACGGACGGCATCGGTCCGTTCAGTTGGTTTCTCCGATCTTTTCCGTCTGTCTAAGAAGGATCTGGAGGAAGTCATTGAGTACTATCCCGAAGAAAAAGACAAGTTGGCGAAAATAGCGCGACAGACGTACGAGAATCAAAGAAGAGAGCGACTTAATCAGAAAATAAAAGTCGAAGAAAGAG TAGACGATTCCAGCTTGGACAAAAATGATCCTCGACGATGGCTGACGGCCGACAAAGAAACTCTTCAGAGGAGGTTATCAttaattgaagccaaaaatgaTGTCAAGTGTATTGCAAACAAGTTCAGAAGGGAACATGGCCATGAGATCAACCCACGTGAAATAGTTGCAACACTCGCACAGCGCGTGCGAATGGAACGCAGCGATAAGGAATCCCGGCTCATTGTAAAAGAGTTCGTGGCACAGAAAACGCGCAATAAATTGCCAAAGGGAAGCACGGTGTCGCATGACAGTTTTATGGCGACGTGCGATGAACTACCACGAGATAACTGCACAAAAGAACTATTTGCACCATTTTTGGAGAATTGCGCGATTGATCAGCTCCGAAAAAGCCAAAGGAAGTTCTTCAGCCGTCCTCGTTCGCGCACACAG GATTCCAGCCCATACTCATCAATAAGCAGTGACATTCCATTATTCACATTCACCACAAACGAGTGCGGGTACAACGAACAAGCAGAGTCATCTCACAAGGAGAGACATGCAGAGCTACATGATGGAGCGTTTACTATAAAGCTAAACAACATCACTGTGCAAAATGTTAAAGCTCCTTCCTTTAAGAAAGGAATCCTGAAACAAAGCAACAGACAAATCATGAAATGGAGAACGTGCAATTCTGCCGAGAACTTGTCTTGCAATGAAAGCGGAGTGAGTGATGCTGAAGATCCAATTCCCAATCATACAA ATAAAGAGGAAAATCACAAGATTAAGTTCAAGGACAAACTCAGAGCGCATTTttcaaaagacaaaaagaaagaaacaagaatAATCCTGGCCACACCAGAAAATAGCGAGATCGTGGAGGATTCACCCAAATTTCAGCGAGCAGCCGACAGCATCATTCCAACTGAGCACGATCCAATAAAAGAAATTAACAAAGAGCTGCATTGCATCGGCGATCCCGACAAAAAGTGCACTTGCCAGGTGGAGGGGTTACAGTTGGAGAAACCTGCTAGTTCCGTCGCGTTAACGACAGATGCCTCAGGAAAGCAAACAGACGTAAACGTGTGA